From the genome of Dictyoglomus sp.:
TGAAACATTCAGGACCAGCAAGAGTTTTTAACAGTGAAGAAGAAGCTATAAAGGAAATTTATGCTGGAAAAATTAAAAAGGGAGATGTAGTGGTAATAAGATATGAGGGACCAAAAGGAGGACCTGGAATGAGAGAAATGTTGGGACCAACATCTGCTCTTTCGGGTATGGGACTTGATGAGGATGTAGCATTAATAACTGATGGAAGATTTTCAGGAGGAAGTAGAGGAGCAGCGATAGGGCATATTTCTCCAGAAGCAGCAGAAGGAGGGCCTATAGCCCTTCTTAGAGATAAAGATATTATTGAAATAGATATTCCAAATAGAAAATTAAATGTAATGTTAGATGAGGAAGAACTTAAAAATAGAAAAAAAGAATGGAAACCTTTAAAGAGGGAAATTGAATTTAGTTATTTAAAAAGATACTCTGCTTTGGTAACATCTGCAAGCTATGGTGCTGTATTAAAAGATTTGTATGAAGAATTCTAACAAAGGGAGGTTAAGAAATGATAATAACTGTGGTAGATCATTATCCAAAAATTCCAAACCCCCCAAAAGAACCTAAATTAAGAAAAGCAATTCATGCGTATGATCAAGGAAAAATAACAAAAGAAGAACTAGATAAAGTATTTGATGAGGTAACAAAAGAAGTAATAGAAGAACAGATATCTTTAGGAATAGAATTGATAACTGATGGACAAATAAGATGGGAAGATGGACAAAGCTATATTGGAAGAAAACTTGAGGGGGTTGAGATTGGTGGACTTTTTAGATATTTTGATAATAATACTTATTATAGACAACCAATAATAAAAGGAGAAATAAAGTGGAAAGAGCCAATAATATTAGAAGATTGGAAAAAGGCTCAAAATTGGGCAAAAAATATACCAGTAAAAGCAGTGTTAACAGGTCCCTATACCCTGGCAAGATTAAGTAGAGACGAATATTATAAAGATTTAGGAAAATTAGCTTTAGCATATACAAAGGCTCTTTTGGAAGAAGTAAAATTACTGGAGCAGAATAAAGTCCCTTATCTTCAATTTAATGAACCGTCTATTCAATATTATCCTGAAGATTT
Proteins encoded in this window:
- a CDS encoding methylcobamide--CoM methyltransferase, whose product is MIITVVDHYPKIPNPPKEPKLRKAIHAYDQGKITKEELDKVFDEVTKEVIEEQISLGIELITDGQIRWEDGQSYIGRKLEGVEIGGLFRYFDNNTYYRQPIIKGEIKWKEPIILEDWKKAQNWAKNIPVKAVLTGPYTLARLSRDEYYKDLGKLALAYTKALLEEVKLLEQNKVPYLQFNEPSIQYYPEDFDLFLNLYKEFRKVYSGKLAIYTYFYTLLPLKNRLKELPIDILGVDFVSKRENFELLESFPKSLALGYGIIDARNTKLETPEQIANLIKKALDYIPEENLYVNPSCGLEYLPRERAYEKLLNLTQGVNLVRGDRK